In one window of Streptomyces sp. NBC_01224 DNA:
- a CDS encoding DUF3027 domain-containing protein: protein MSAATTRSRTARTPVPDRLCAEAVDLARAAAEEAAAPGVVGEHVAVVSEGDRIVTHFFECEEPGYRGWRWAVTVARASRAKNVTLDETVLLPGGDALLAPEWVPWSERLRPGDMGPGDLLPTEADDIRLEPGYTGEDEPPPNSAVSEMSQEMADLVDAEDAELTTRPATTSRGSIAAVAEELGMRRARVLSRYGLHTAADRWDEAFGAKTPMAQAAPASCVTCAFLVPLAGSLKQAFGVCANEFGPADGHVVSLSYGCGGHSEAAVMPKPPKPAPHALDTMQVDEYPLRPARDSGSVPAEPDGPTEDLGHS, encoded by the coding sequence GTGAGTGCTGCGACGACGCGAAGCCGTACGGCCCGTACCCCTGTTCCCGACCGTCTGTGCGCCGAGGCGGTAGACCTCGCCCGCGCGGCGGCCGAGGAAGCAGCCGCGCCGGGGGTCGTCGGTGAGCATGTGGCCGTGGTCTCCGAGGGGGACCGGATCGTCACGCACTTCTTCGAGTGCGAGGAGCCGGGCTACCGGGGCTGGCGCTGGGCGGTGACCGTCGCCCGGGCGTCCCGCGCGAAGAACGTCACCCTCGACGAGACGGTACTGCTGCCCGGCGGCGACGCGCTCCTCGCTCCGGAGTGGGTGCCGTGGAGCGAGCGGCTGCGTCCCGGGGACATGGGGCCCGGCGATCTGCTGCCCACCGAGGCGGACGACATCCGCCTGGAGCCCGGCTACACCGGCGAGGACGAGCCGCCGCCGAACTCCGCGGTCTCCGAGATGTCCCAGGAGATGGCCGACCTCGTCGACGCGGAGGACGCGGAGCTGACGACGCGCCCCGCGACGACGAGCCGGGGCTCGATCGCGGCGGTCGCGGAGGAGCTCGGTATGCGGCGGGCGCGGGTGCTGTCGCGCTACGGGCTGCATACGGCGGCCGACCGGTGGGACGAGGCGTTCGGCGCGAAGACGCCGATGGCTCAGGCGGCTCCGGCGTCCTGTGTCACCTGCGCGTTCCTGGTGCCGCTGGCGGGTTCGCTGAAGCAGGCGTTCGGGGTGTGCGCGAACGAGTTCGGTCCGGCGGACGGGCATGTGGTGTCGCTGTCGTACGGGTGCGGTGGGCATTCGGAGGCGGCGGTGATGCCGAAGCCGCCGAAGCCGGCGCCGCATGCGCTGGACACGATGCAGGTGGACGAGTATCCGTTGCGTCCGGCGCGGGACTCGGGCTCGGTCCCGGCGGAACCGGACGGCCCGACGGAGGACCTCGGCCACTCCTGA